The following proteins are co-located in the Papaver somniferum cultivar HN1 unplaced genomic scaffold, ASM357369v1 unplaced-scaffold_128, whole genome shotgun sequence genome:
- the LOC113331996 gene encoding aspartate--tRNA ligase, chloroplastic/mitochondrial-like, protein MSSSLVLLRALPAIVVRSKQLPSLALPFYRHFLSLPTRRRLSTLCVATSSSETLISDTKPVLSPSKDSLEWVNRTNLCGNLSVDDIGKRVRLCGWVALHRIHGGVTFINLRDHTGIVQVTTLPNEFPETHSVVNKLALEYVVAVEGIVRSRPGESVNNKMKTGILEVTAENVRILNSVKCKLPFLVTMGDDAKKEKAKDSSEEIRLRYRCLDLRRQQMTSNLLLRHKVLKVIRCYLEDEHSFVEIETPILSRSTPEGARDYLVPSRVQPGTFYALPQSPQLFKQMLMVSGFDKYYQIARCFRDEDLRADRQPEFTQLDMELAFMPLEDMLKLNEDLIRHVFKVVKDIQLPNPFPRLTYSEAMNRYGSDRPDTRFDLELKDVSSVFSQTSFKVFSDCLASGGIIKALCVPSGSKKYSNTALKKGDLYRQAMKSGALGLPFLKVLDNGEIEGIAALASSLDPSSKEQLLKQVSASSGDLILFALGDHTSVNKTLDRLRVFIAHELKLVDTSAHSILWVTDFPMFEWNSSEERFEALHHPFTAPNPDDMEDLSSARALAYDMVYNGVEIGGGSLRIFKREVQEKVLEIVGITPEQAEEQFGYLLEALDMGAPPHGGIAFGLDRLVMLLAGASSIRDVIAFPKTTTAQCALTRTPSEVDPQQLTDLSYSSSK, encoded by the exons ATGTCTTCCTCTCTGGTTCTCCTTCGAGCTTTACCCGCCATTGTCGTCCGTTCCAAGCAACTCCCATCTTTAGCTTTACCTTTCTACcgtcactttctctctcttcccaCCAGAAGAAGACTATCTACACTTTGTGTTGCTACTTCTtcatcagaaaccctaatttctgatacaAAACCTGTCCTAAGCCCTAGCAAAGATTCACTAGAATGGGTTAATAGAACCAATCTATGTGGGAATTTGTCAGTTGATGATATAGGCAAACGAGTCCGTCTTTGTGGATGGGTTGCACTTCATAGGATTCACGGTGGTGTGACATTTATTAATCTTAGAGATCATACTGGAATTGTTCAAGTTACAACTCTTCCCAATGAGTTTCCTGAAACTCATTCTGTTGTTAATAAGCTTGCACTTGAATATGTTGTTGCTGTGGAAGGTATTGTTAGATCCAGACCAGGTGAATCTGTTAATAACAAGATGAAGACGGGCATTTTAGAG GTAACGGCAGAGAATGTTAGAATATTGAATTCTGTGAAATGCAAATTACCTTTCTTGGTTACAATGGGGGATGATGcgaaaaaagaaaaagcaaaggATAGCTCAGAGGAGATTCGTTTAAG ATATCGATGCTTGGATTTGCGCCGGCAACAAATGACCTCCAACCTACTGTTGCGACATAAAGTGCTCAAGGTCATCCGATGTTACCTGGAGGATGAACATTCATTTGTGGAG ATCGAGACTCCAATACTCTCCAGATCCACTCCTGAAGGTGCCCGGGACTATCTTGTGCCTTCACGAGTTCAG CCAGGAACATTCTACGCTTTACCTCAAAGCCCACAGTTGTTCAAGCAAATGCTGATGGTCTCCGGATTTGACAAATATTATCAAATAGCCAG ATGTTTCCGAGATGAAGACTTAAGGGCCGATAGGCAACCAGAGTTCACACAACTAGATATGGAATTGGCTTTCATGCCGTTGGAAGATATGCTGAAACTTAATGAAGATTTGATAAGACAT GTTTTCAAAGTAGTGAAAGATATCCAACTGCCAAACCCTTTCCCAAGGCTTACATATTCAGAAGCAATGAATCGATACGGATCAGACAGGCCAGACACTCGTTTTGATCTTGAGTTGAAAGAT GTATCCAGTGTTTTCTCGCAAACCAGTTTCAAGGTCTTTTCAGATTGCTTAGCAAGTGGTGGAATTATTAAAGCATTATGTGTGCCATCAGGTTCAAAGAAGTACTCAAACACTGCTCTTAAGAAGGGTGACTTGTACCGTCAAGCAATGAAATCTGGAGCTCTGGGTTTACCTTTCCTCAAGGTCTTGGACAATG GGGAGATTGAAGGAATTGCTGCTTTGGCGTCAAGTCTGGATCCCAGTAGTAAAGAGCAGTTGCTGAAACAAGTTTCTGCAAGTTCAGGTGATCTCATCTTGTTTGCGTTGGGTGACCACACATCGGTTAATAAAACTCTGGATCGCCTTAGAGTTTTCATAGCGCATGAGCTCAAATTAGTTGACACG TCGGCGCATTCAATATTATGGGTGACTGATTTTCCAATGTTCGAGTGGAATAGTTCggaggagaggtttgag GCATTACATCATCCTTTCACCGCACCAAATCCGGATGACATGGAAGATCTTTCCTCGGCTCGTGCTCTGGCTTATGATATGGTTTATAACGGTGTTGAG ATTGGGGGAGGGAGTCTTAGGATTTTCAAGCGCGAGGTCCAAGAAAAGGTTCTGGAAATTGTTGGCATAACACCCGAACAG GCAGAAGAACAGTTTGGATATCTTCTCGAGGCTTTGGATATGGGGGCTCCTCCACATG GGGGAATTGCTTTTGGGCTGGACAGATTGGTGATGCTATTGGCAGGTGCTAGTTCCATCAGAGATGTGATAGCTTTCCCGAAAACCACTACTGCACAATGTGCGTTGACTAGAACTCCCTCAGAGGTAGATCCACAACAATTGACGGATCTCTCATATTCTTCTAGTAAATAG